A single window of Psychromonas ingrahamii 37 DNA harbors:
- the fruB gene encoding fused PTS fructose transporter subunit IIA/HPr protein: MLSINTHDIILSQAAENKQDAIKSIANGLMDKGYVEIGYVNGMLAREAQNTTFLGNGIAIPHGTTDTRDQIKQTGVILHHFPQGVNWGDDNMVYLAIGIAAKSDQHLEILKMLTKVLSAEGVEQQLQNATTAETIVDLLTGKVQTEMLLTTDLIQLETAAQDISQLTALAADLIKNQGAVGDTFADAIAANNPTHLGQGLWLTASNQGVNKTALSFVKVSQSFQHLDKPVSGLLCIASNSELHLKTLDFLIDMIAKQKVDKFFSSNQEQVINLLTKETLEGTQKTFTIRNPHGLHARPGAMLVNTAKKFAATIQLAKTDTPDKTVNAKSLMKVMTLGVKFKDQLQVTAQGEDADQALLAIGQAIEDGLGEKIQ, translated from the coding sequence ATGTTATCAATTAATACCCACGATATTATTCTTTCCCAAGCCGCAGAGAATAAACAAGATGCAATTAAATCTATCGCGAACGGCCTGATGGATAAGGGTTATGTCGAAATCGGTTATGTTAACGGTATGCTCGCTCGTGAAGCCCAAAACACCACTTTTTTAGGTAATGGTATCGCCATCCCTCATGGCACAACGGATACCCGTGATCAGATAAAACAAACCGGTGTGATTTTGCATCACTTTCCTCAAGGTGTGAATTGGGGTGATGATAATATGGTTTATTTAGCAATAGGTATCGCAGCAAAATCAGATCAGCATTTAGAAATTTTAAAAATGCTGACGAAAGTACTTTCTGCTGAGGGTGTTGAACAACAGTTACAAAATGCAACCACTGCTGAAACCATTGTTGATTTATTAACCGGCAAAGTGCAAACCGAAATGTTGTTAACGACTGACTTGATTCAACTCGAGACTGCAGCACAGGATATCTCTCAACTAACAGCGCTTGCAGCCGATTTAATCAAAAATCAGGGAGCGGTCGGTGATACTTTTGCTGATGCAATAGCGGCTAACAATCCAACGCATTTAGGCCAAGGTCTGTGGTTAACTGCCAGCAACCAAGGTGTTAATAAAACTGCCCTCTCTTTTGTAAAAGTATCCCAATCATTCCAGCATTTAGATAAACCAGTCAGCGGCCTTCTCTGTATCGCCAGTAACAGTGAACTGCATTTAAAAACGCTGGATTTTCTGATTGATATGATTGCCAAACAAAAAGTAGATAAGTTCTTCAGTTCGAATCAAGAACAAGTTATCAACTTACTGACAAAAGAAACGCTCGAAGGTACTCAAAAAACATTCACTATCCGTAATCCGCATGGTTTACATGCCCGCCCGGGTGCGATGCTGGTTAATACGGCGAAAAAATTTGCAGCGACCATTCAGCTGGCAAAAACAGATACGCCGGACAAGACAGTCAATGCAAAAAGTTTAATGAAAGTGATGACCTTGGGGGTCAAGTTTAAAGACCAGTTACAGGTTACCGCACAGGGTGAAGATGCCGATCAGGCACTGCTTGCCATTGGTCAAGCGATTGAGGACGGCCTTGGAGAAAAAATCCAATGA
- the pfkB gene encoding 1-phosphofructokinase codes for MSKNLKVVTVTLNPALDLTGSLEALQTGSVNLIETGSLHPAGKGINVAKVLAELGAKVTVTGFLGTNNQASFVELFESLKINDQFIRVQGDTRINVKIVEKSGQVSDLNFPGVIVGESELAEFERTLFKLSKTHDVFVIAGSLPQGVTPEHCAGWIETLNKAGKKVFFDSSNKALAAGVNAHPYLVKPNDEELSALLNLPLKNTDEIKNAAQQLQQQGCHNVVISMGENGVLWLNQAGWLKSTPPKMEVVSTVGAGDTLVAGLCWSELNQWDKSQSLSFATALSALAVSQVGVGVEDIDQVEALQKNIKITQE; via the coding sequence ATGAGTAAAAATCTAAAAGTGGTTACTGTCACCTTAAACCCGGCCTTAGATCTTACCGGCTCACTTGAGGCATTACAGACAGGGTCTGTGAATTTAATTGAAACCGGTAGTCTGCACCCTGCAGGCAAAGGTATCAATGTTGCCAAGGTACTTGCCGAATTGGGTGCAAAGGTCACTGTCACAGGCTTTCTCGGGACAAATAACCAAGCTTCATTTGTAGAGTTATTTGAATCGTTAAAGATCAATGACCAATTTATCCGTGTTCAAGGTGATACGCGCATCAATGTCAAGATCGTTGAAAAATCCGGTCAGGTGAGCGATCTCAACTTCCCGGGCGTGATTGTTGGAGAATCTGAATTAGCTGAATTTGAGCGAACTTTATTTAAGCTTTCAAAAACACATGATGTCTTTGTTATTGCCGGAAGCCTCCCGCAGGGCGTGACACCGGAGCATTGTGCAGGCTGGATTGAAACACTGAACAAAGCCGGTAAAAAAGTATTTTTTGATAGCAGCAATAAAGCCTTAGCAGCCGGTGTTAATGCACATCCTTACCTGGTTAAACCCAATGATGAGGAACTAAGTGCTTTACTTAATCTGCCATTAAAAAATACGGATGAAATTAAGAATGCCGCACAGCAATTACAGCAACAGGGTTGTCATAATGTAGTCATCTCTATGGGCGAAAATGGCGTACTTTGGCTTAACCAAGCAGGCTGGCTTAAATCAACACCACCGAAAATGGAAGTAGTGAGCACGGTTGGCGCCGGTGATACTTTAGTCGCAGGCCTTTGTTGGAGTGAGCTAAATCAATGGGATAAATCACAAAGTTTAAGCTTTGCCACCGCATTATCGGCGCTTGCGGTTAGCCAAGTGGGTGTGGGTGTTGAAGACATCGATCAGGTTGAAGCATTGCAAAAAAACATAAAAATAACACAAGAGTGA